The genomic stretch ACAATGCAAAATTCACGCTTTTCCAAATAAGTCAAAAATCAGATCAATGGGTCTTCCTTACAACTCTTGCATCTCTAAAGGGTTTGAATTATAGAGTAAGCTTCTGCGTAGACACCCTTGGAGGCAACGCAGAATGGAGCTAATTGCTGCGTTGCAGTATATATCTTCATATTCATGCAAAAGCTACTCGTTGTTTTTGATGAATCTCCAATCATGTAAGAAGGATTTAACCATGAGCAAGAGTTATACTCTTAAGGCCGAAATACGCGAGCGGGTTGGTAAGGGGTCCTCCCGTGAACTTCGCCGCAACGGTCTTATTCCAGCAGTTATCTACGGTGACAAACAACCTCCTTTGGCAATTGCAGTTTCTTATAAGGAAATTTTCTACAAAATTCATGCAGGTGGCTTTCGTACTACTGTCGCCACCATTGAAGTTGATAAAAAAAGAATTCAAGTTCTACCAAAGGATTATCAACTTGATCCGGTTCGTGATTTTCCTATGCATGTAGATTTCTTACATGTTTCAGAGAAATCAGTTGTGCATGTAAACATTCCTGTACATTTCCTCAATGAAGATACAGCTCCAGGTATTAAACGAGGTGGTGTCTTAAACATTGTTCGCCATGAAATTGAATGTACTGCACCAGCAAATGCTATCCCTGAAGCGATTAACATTGATCTTTCTAGTTATTCTATTGGTGACTCTATCCATATTTCGGCAGTACAATTACCAGAAGGTGTAACTCCGGTTATTCAAGATCGAGACTTTACCATTGCAACCATCGCAGCTCCTGCCAGTGCAAATGTGAGCGATAATTCAGAACAAGAGAGTGATGAAAATAATTAAAACCTTATAAATTTCAGTAGGTGGGAAGTTTTCCCACCTATTTTGAAGTATTTTGCTAATCATTTAATACTTTTATACTTCATTGAAAGCGTATATGTTACTCATTGCTGGTCTTGGCAATCCTGGTTTATCCTACCAAAATAATCGCCATAATATTGGTTTCATGGCTGTTGATGCTATTCATCAGTTCTTTTCTTTTTCTCCATGGTCAAAAAAATTTCAGGCTGAAATTTCTAATGGTCTCATAAATGGTGAAAAAATTCTTCTTATTAAACCTCAAACTTTTATGAATTTATCTGGTCAAGCCATCAGCCAAACCTTGCGATTTTATAAACTAGAATTGAATAATTTTATTGTTTTTTACGATGAACTAGATTTACCTCCTGGGAAAGTGCGCGTAAAAATTGGAGGAGGAAGTGGAGGACATAACGGCATAAAATCCATTGATAGCCATTGCGGTAATAACTACTGCCGTGTACGCTTAGGGATTGGACATCCTGGTCCCAAAGAATTGGTTCATCAACATGTTTTAGGCAATTTTACAAAATCTGATCAAGAATGGTTACTTACTTTATTAAACACAATCGCGAATAATATTGCTACCCTAATAAAGGGAGATGTTAATCAATTTATGAACAAAATTTCATTGGTAATGGAGAAAAAAACTCATGATAAAATATAATTTCTTTTAAGCAGGCGTAATAATGAACAACTTTTTACGACCTTTATATATGATACACTCCTTTTCTAAGGAGAATAATATCGAATTCATCAGACAAAACTGTCCAAGCTTATATGGCCATCGGAATTACAAAGAAGCCCTTTGATGAAAACTTACAGCACATTTCACTATAGCTACAAAACTACCACACGTGAACCATTAGGAACACGATCATAAAGATCAATAATATCTTGATTGAGCAAACGGATACACCCACTTGAAATAGCCTGACCAATTGACCATTCTTCATATGAACCATGAATACGGAAAAGCGTATCCTGACCATTTTTAAAGAGATATAACGCCCGCGCACCTAATGGATTATCAGGCCCTGGCGGCATCCCTTTCCCTAAATGACCGTATCGTTCTGGTTCCCGAGCCATCATTGCCGCAGTTGGAGCCCAAGACGGCCATCGACGCTTATATTGCACAACTGCTTCGCCTTTAAACTCTAAACCTTCCTTGCCAACGCCAATGCCATAACGCATAGCTTTTCCATTTTCACCAACAAGATAAAGAAAGCACTCCTGAATATCTATAACCAACGTACCAGCCGGATAAGAAGTATCATAATCTACTTGTTTACGCAAAAATTTTGGATCAATTTCTGCAAGATCGATTGCAGGTAATAAATAAGGTTCATTCGTTACAGGCCCATATAAAGTGCGTAGTTCCTCTGGTATGAAGCGAACTTGTTGAACAGAAACAAAAGACTCACTGGGCTGATGTGTAGCACAGCCAACCAACACTAGAGAAACAGCCATTAAAAAAGCACGACGAGATAACAATTTTATATTTCCGCAATTATTTGATTTAATATAAATTATTTAATCCTACAGTTTTCTATACTATAAAAAACTTAGCACACTGTTAACGTTGATTTATAATTTTATGACTATTAAAATAGGGAATGTTTAGAATTTGTCGATTAAAAAATGATAACAACTCGCTAAAATCGTCATAATTGTTTCAGTTTATCTTTTTTACCACTACAAAAGCTGAAGACTAGAACTCTTCTTTAAACATGTCATAAAAGCGCCAATAAAGTATATCTTAAGCCATTATAAATAAATCATAATCTAATAAGAGAGAGAGCCTATGGGTTTTAAATGTGGTATCGTCGGGCTGCCTAATGTCGGTAAATCAACTCTTTTTAACGCGTTAACAAAAACAGCTACAGCACAAGCAGCTAATTATCCTTTTTGCACAATCGAGCCTAATACCGGTGAAGTTGCTGTGCCAGATTCACGAATGGAAAAAATCGCTTCTATTGCTGGTTCAAAAGAAATCATTCCTACACGTATCAATTTTGTTGATATTGCAGGACTTGTCCGTGGAGCTTCAAAAGGTGAAGGTTTAGGCAATAAATTTTTAGCCAATATTCGTGAAGTCGATGCCATTATCCATGTACTACGGTGCTTTAAAAATGAAGACATTACCCATGTAGAAGGAAGGATTGATCCTGTTTTTGATGCTACAACTGTTGATACAGAACTCATGCTTTCAGACCTTGAAAGTCTTGAACGGCGAATCATACAAGTCCGTAAACGTGCAATCGGAAAAGACAAAGAAGCTTTGGCAATCCTTCCTATAATGGAAGCAGCATTAGAATTATTACAGAAAGGAGATCCTGTACGATTATTGCTTAAAAATATTTCCTCTGATGAACAACGTATTCTTCATGGTTTGAATCTTTTAACCTCAAAGCCTGTGCTTTATGTTTGCAATGTCGACGAAAATGAAACTGTTCATGGCAATGATTTTACTAAAGCGGTGGAGAAAATAGCTGCAGAGCAAAACGCGCAAAGTATTACTATTTCTGTTTCCATTGAAGCTGAGATCGCTCAACTTGCTGATGAAGAAGCTATAGAATATCTTCATGTCTTAGGATTATCTGAGCCTAGCTTGAATCGACTTATCCACGCTGGTTATCATCTACTTGATTTAATCACTTATTTCACTTGTGGACCCAAGGAAACACGAGCCTGGACAATCGCCCGTGGTACTAAAGCACCTCAAGCAGCTGGTGTCATTCACTCAGACTTTGAACGCGGTTTTATTCGCGCACAAACTATTAGCTACGAAGATTATGTTACCTTGGGTGGAGAGAACGCAGCGAAAGAAGCAGGAAAAGCCCGTGATGAAGGTAAAGAGTATATCGTACAAGATGGGGACATTATGTTGTTTAAACATAATACTTAATATTATTATTTCTTTAACAACTTAAAATATTTTTTGCATAAAATTGTTTTCATATTCTCAAAGAGCACTATTCAATAAAAACAGCCGCACCATGAGAGCGACTGTTTTATTTATCAAAGACAGAAATATAAAAACTAGCGTATCAAATAGTCTTCATATTTAAATTTTGGAGCTTCTTTTAAAGCATTCTTTGTTACATTGACCATAAGCTTCCACTTACCATCATCACTTTTCATCTGGATTTTTTCTGGAGAAACAACAACATAATGCTCACCCATACCTAAAAAACCACCAATGCTAATAACAATCCCATCGATATTATTCTGACGCAAAATAATATCTTTTACCTCACCAATTTCTTCATCTGTTATATCGTATACATCCACACCAATAAGGTTTGAAGCAACAAAATCAGTTGTTAAAGGCGTAACATAACGTGCAATCATATCTGCCTTAACTCGTACAATACCTGTTGCCGAAATCTTTTCATGTTCAGAAGGCAATAAAAATTGGGCATAGGCACTAGAAACCATTAAAATTGATGCGAGAGCAGTGATAGCAATTTTTTTCATTTTACATTCTCCATTTTTACTTTACATGCTCTCAATGCACAGTAATTTGATTTGTTCCCTATGGGCTTTTAAGATTGGCTTGTTCTATTTTTGTGTGTTCCTTCAATTATGCGATTTCTTTTTGAATTTCTTATCTCAATTATGTTAAACTTAGTTTTTATAAGATAAACAGCACCTAAAACATTGAAAAGTAAAATAATATGAGAACTGGTTATCTTAAAAAATCTACGTTATGAATTATCAGTTCAAATTTTAAAATAGAGACATCATGTATGATAATGTTTCGTTGTTTCTAAAATTCCACTTTCAAAAGAAATACCCAAGTACTTATTAAAGAAATGTATTTTCAATCAGTTTGATATACATAATACTTTTACACTCTTTGGAACATAAATTTTATTGAATATATTAAGGAATATAAACTCTCTCTACTTATTGTATATAGATAAAAGCCCGTGTAAATAATTCTCTCTAAAGTTTAGAATAAACAGTTATTAAATAAAAAAACAACACCTTTATTCTCTAGGGAGAGTTGTATAGATCTTCTATAGATAAATATGTAAAATCATATGGAATAGCGTATGCCACTTCACATCGCTCTTTTTCAACCGGATATTGCTGGTAATACTGGAACAATCTTACGCCTTAGCGCTTGTCTTGGCGTACACGTGCATATTATTGAACCAGCGGGCTTTAACTTATCAGATCGTAACCTTAAACGAGCAGGTATGGATTATCTTGAACATGCCTTGTTGGAACGTCACATTGATTGGCAACACTTTATTGAAACCATGAGACATTTTAATCGCCGTCTTTTACTTTTGAGTACAAAAGCAAAAACATATTATACAGATATACGCTATCAAAAAAATGATGTTTTACTTTTTGGCCGTGAATCAGCAGGTGCCCCTAATTATGTTCGTGAAGCAGTTGATCATATATTAACAATCCCTATGCAACCACACGCACGCTCTTTAAATCTCGCAATGAGCGTAGCCATAACAACCGGTGAGGCCCTTCGTCAAATTGGTTATAATAAGATAGAAAATATTGTATAAATAAAGAAGTAGAGAGTTACTCATAAAAAACTTAGTATTACTGTTTAATTTTTTCTAATAACTCATCACGATCCATTAAAAATTCGCTTTTAACCCAGATTTTTTCTAGCTCTTTAAGCTTTTGACCTAAAAGTACTCCTTGAGCTAAACCTTTTTTCACCAAATCTCTGCCACTTATAGGAAAAGTTGGAATCTGCCATTGTTGAGCCAGATGATAAAGTTGAAGATAATATTTTGCTTTTTCCAAAATTTCGTCTTCATCTAAAATACCAGTACAGACAGATGCCAAGGACAAGGATAATTGATCTAATACAGGCTGTCGTCCATGAAAATAAATCAATTTTTTTACACAAATATCTGAACAATTTGGATTGATCATCCCTAACTTTGCCCATTCTTGTAATCGCTTTTTTTCTTCATTAGACAAACGTAAACGATGAGCCATATCATAAAGACGTACGGGATCAGGAGGTAGTAAACTTTCTAAGCGCAGCAATGAATCAGCTTTCCAAGCAAGAATGTGTTCTATTTTCACAAGTGGGTGAATTGTATCAATACCCCATTTTTCTGTTTCAGGTAAAATGAGTGTTAAAATACCACTTTGACGCATCCACAAAAGAGCACGTGTTGGATCAGAAGCAGTAAGAAGCTTTTTCATTTCTCCCCAAATACGCTCAGGTGAAAGTTTGTGCAAACCTTGTTTTAAAGAAATGCACGCTTTCAACCCTTGCGCATCAGGTCGCCCTCTCCCATACCAAGCAAAAAAACGAAAAAAACGTAAAATACGTAAATAATCTTCACAAATACGATCCTTCGCAACACCTATAAAACGTATCGTTTTGCTTTCAATATCGTTCAAACCTCCCACTTCATCATAAAGCTGACCAGATGCATCACAATAAAGCGCATTTATAGTAAAATCCCGTCGCTGAGCATCCTTTTTCCAATCACGACAAAAAACGACTTTTGCATAACGACCATCTGTTTCAATGTCAGAGCGAAGAGTTGTAACCTCATAACAACGTGACTCGATGACAACTGTTACTGTACCAAAATCAACGCCTGTAGGAATAGCTTTAAATCCTTCCTTTTCCACGCGCTTTATAACCTGCTGCGGCAAACAGGTCGTAGCAATATCAATATCGCTAATGGGCTGATTCAAAAGCTGATTACGTACTGCACCACCAACAATACGTGCCTCTTCACCATCCAACGATAAAATACGAAGAAGTGTTTGAATATGGCTGTTTTGCAACCAATCAACCTGTCTGAAACTTTGTGGCATGCTCATCCACTTAACCTTTTGAACAAATTCTTAATGCTTCCCTCCACTTGAATAGTCTATCACACAATAATTTGTAATATATTCCTCATAAGTTATAATCCCTCCTTCATTAATGCACTTCTCTATCTGCACACAAATTAAAAAAACAGCTTATCATGCTTCTTTTTTCTTTATTTTCTGCTACAAACTATAAATATTTATTATCGTATAAAAGAAATTATTACTTTGCGACAACTGTTTTAAGGAAACAATATGAATCAAGATGATACGTTATCTAATGCCACCAAAAAGGCTAGTGTAAATAAAGATACCAAATCGATCGTTGATGATATTGATGCAGCGTATAAAGAATTAGCTACTCTACAAAAAGCAATCGACAAAGTTATTTTTGGACAAAGTCACGTGATTGAATATACCTTAACAGCCATTTTGGCCGGGGGGCATGCCCTTCTTGTTGGCGTTCCAGGGCTTGCTAAAACGCGTCTTGTTGAAACATTAAGCCTTGTTTTAGGACTTGATGGAAAGCGCATTCAATTTACACCAGATTTAATGCCATCAGATATTATAGGTTCTGAAATTATGGACTTAGATAAAAACGGTAAACGCTTCTTTCGTTACATTCAAGGCCCTGTTTTCGCCCAACTTCTTATGGCAGATGAAATTAACCGTGCTTCTCCTCGTACTCAATCAGCTCTTTTACAAGCCATGCAAGAATATCATGTGACTATTTCTGGCACTCGTTATGATCTGCCAAAACCTTTTCATGTATTTGCAACACAAAATCCTCTCGAACAAGAAGGAACCTACCCACTTCCTGAAGCACAACTTGATCGCTTTTTGATGCAAATTGATATTGATTATCCTGATCTTACTACGGAACGGCGTATTATTTTAGAAACAACAGGTCAAAAAAGCCAAACTGTAAAACCAGTTCTATCGACCAAAAAACTACAAAAAATTCAAACAATCGTCCGTAAAATACCTATTTCTGAAAATGTTGTTGAAACCATTTTGAAACTAGTGCGTTCGGCTCGTCCAAATGAAGATAATTCCTTTGCAAATACTTATATTGCTTGGGGACCTGGCCCTCGAGCATCACAAGCTCTTTCTCTTTGTGCTCGCGCCCGTGCTCTTTATCACGGGCGTCTATCCCCCTCACTTGACGATATTAAAGCATTAGCTTATCCCGTATTACAACACCGCATGGCACTTAATTTTTCTGCACGTGCTGATAATATAACCATCAAAGATATTATCGCTAAGCTTGTGAAAGATGCTCTTTAATGGCTATTGGCAAAAAAGTCTCTAAAAAAAATCCACAGTCGTTTATTGCAAAACTGCATAAAGATGTAGGAAATATGCCCCACCTTCTTTTACAAGCACGCCTTATTGCTAATACACTAATGGCTGGTTGCTATAACCAACGTAAACGTGGCAATGGAGATAATTTTTGGCAGTTCCGTCTATATGTTGAAGGAGAATCCACAACACATATTGATTGGCGTCGTTCTGCACGTGATGAACACACTTACTTACGTGAACGTGAATGGGAAACAGCCCAAACAGTTTGGATCTGGCCGGATCAAAGTGCTTCCATGCACTATTGCTCACGCTTTTCTAAAATCTCTAAAGGCAATCATGCGATTATTCTTTCCCTTGCATTGGCAACACTTCTTGCACGAGATGGTCAATATATCGCTATTCCTAATTTAATGGCTCCCATCATGGCATCTAATATAGCAGAACGCATGGCAATAGCTTTAACAAATTACCAAGCTGAAAATCCATTTCCAGATTTCTCGTCTATTACTCGCTTTTCACAAGTCATAATAATTAGCGATTTTCTTGATCAGCCCGAACAAATCATTCAACATTTAAAAATTTTGGTGGCAAAACAGGTCAATGCACATTTAATTGAAGTTGCTGATCCTGCAGAAGAGCGTTTTCCTTACAAAGGACGTACAGAATTTTTTGATCCTGAAACCAAACAAAAGCTTCTTTTAGGAAAAGCAGAAA from Bartonella sp. WD16.2 encodes the following:
- a CDS encoding 50S ribosomal protein L25/general stress protein Ctc, which codes for MSKSYTLKAEIRERVGKGSSRELRRNGLIPAVIYGDKQPPLAIAVSYKEIFYKIHAGGFRTTVATIEVDKKRIQVLPKDYQLDPVRDFPMHVDFLHVSEKSVVHVNIPVHFLNEDTAPGIKRGGVLNIVRHEIECTAPANAIPEAINIDLSSYSIGDSIHISAVQLPEGVTPVIQDRDFTIATIAAPASANVSDNSEQESDENN
- the pth gene encoding aminoacyl-tRNA hydrolase; amino-acid sequence: MLLIAGLGNPGLSYQNNRHNIGFMAVDAIHQFFSFSPWSKKFQAEISNGLINGEKILLIKPQTFMNLSGQAISQTLRFYKLELNNFIVFYDELDLPPGKVRVKIGGGSGGHNGIKSIDSHCGNNYCRVRLGIGHPGPKELVHQHVLGNFTKSDQEWLLTLLNTIANNIATLIKGDVNQFMNKISLVMEKKTHDKI
- a CDS encoding L,D-transpeptidase, whose protein sequence is MLSRRAFLMAVSLVLVGCATHQPSESFVSVQQVRFIPEELRTLYGPVTNEPYLLPAIDLAEIDPKFLRKQVDYDTSYPAGTLVIDIQECFLYLVGENGKAMRYGIGVGKEGLEFKGEAVVQYKRRWPSWAPTAAMMAREPERYGHLGKGMPPGPDNPLGARALYLFKNGQDTLFRIHGSYEEWSIGQAISSGCIRLLNQDIIDLYDRVPNGSRVVVL
- the ychF gene encoding redox-regulated ATPase YchF, with product MGFKCGIVGLPNVGKSTLFNALTKTATAQAANYPFCTIEPNTGEVAVPDSRMEKIASIAGSKEIIPTRINFVDIAGLVRGASKGEGLGNKFLANIREVDAIIHVLRCFKNEDITHVEGRIDPVFDATTVDTELMLSDLESLERRIIQVRKRAIGKDKEALAILPIMEAALELLQKGDPVRLLLKNISSDEQRILHGLNLLTSKPVLYVCNVDENETVHGNDFTKAVEKIAAEQNAQSITISVSIEAEIAQLADEEAIEYLHVLGLSEPSLNRLIHAGYHLLDLITYFTCGPKETRAWTIARGTKAPQAAGVIHSDFERGFIRAQTISYEDYVTLGGENAAKEAGKARDEGKEYIVQDGDIMLFKHNT
- a CDS encoding PRC-barrel domain-containing protein, yielding MKKIAITALASILMVSSAYAQFLLPSEHEKISATGIVRVKADMIARYVTPLTTDFVASNLIGVDVYDITDEEIGEVKDIILRQNNIDGIVISIGGFLGMGEHYVVVSPEKIQMKSDDGKWKLMVNVTKNALKEAPKFKYEDYLIR
- a CDS encoding tRNA (cytidine(34)-2'-O)-methyltransferase codes for the protein MPLHIALFQPDIAGNTGTILRLSACLGVHVHIIEPAGFNLSDRNLKRAGMDYLEHALLERHIDWQHFIETMRHFNRRLLLLSTKAKTYYTDIRYQKNDVLLFGRESAGAPNYVREAVDHILTIPMQPHARSLNLAMSVAITTGEALRQIGYNKIENIV
- a CDS encoding CCA tRNA nucleotidyltransferase, with protein sequence MSMPQSFRQVDWLQNSHIQTLLRILSLDGEEARIVGGAVRNQLLNQPISDIDIATTCLPQQVIKRVEKEGFKAIPTGVDFGTVTVVIESRCYEVTTLRSDIETDGRYAKVVFCRDWKKDAQRRDFTINALYCDASGQLYDEVGGLNDIESKTIRFIGVAKDRICEDYLRILRFFRFFAWYGRGRPDAQGLKACISLKQGLHKLSPERIWGEMKKLLTASDPTRALLWMRQSGILTLILPETEKWGIDTIHPLVKIEHILAWKADSLLRLESLLPPDPVRLYDMAHRLRLSNEEKKRLQEWAKLGMINPNCSDICVKKLIYFHGRQPVLDQLSLSLASVCTGILDEDEILEKAKYYLQLYHLAQQWQIPTFPISGRDLVKKGLAQGVLLGQKLKELEKIWVKSEFLMDRDELLEKIKQ
- a CDS encoding AAA family ATPase gives rise to the protein MNQDDTLSNATKKASVNKDTKSIVDDIDAAYKELATLQKAIDKVIFGQSHVIEYTLTAILAGGHALLVGVPGLAKTRLVETLSLVLGLDGKRIQFTPDLMPSDIIGSEIMDLDKNGKRFFRYIQGPVFAQLLMADEINRASPRTQSALLQAMQEYHVTISGTRYDLPKPFHVFATQNPLEQEGTYPLPEAQLDRFLMQIDIDYPDLTTERRIILETTGQKSQTVKPVLSTKKLQKIQTIVRKIPISENVVETILKLVRSARPNEDNSFANTYIAWGPGPRASQALSLCARARALYHGRLSPSLDDIKALAYPVLQHRMALNFSARADNITIKDIIAKLVKDAL
- a CDS encoding DUF58 domain-containing protein, which produces MAIGKKVSKKNPQSFIAKLHKDVGNMPHLLLQARLIANTLMAGCYNQRKRGNGDNFWQFRLYVEGESTTHIDWRRSARDEHTYLREREWETAQTVWIWPDQSASMHYCSRFSKISKGNHAIILSLALATLLARDGQYIAIPNLMAPIMASNIAERMAIALTNYQAENPFPDFSSITRFSQVIIISDFLDQPEQIIQHLKILVAKQVNAHLIEVADPAEERFPYKGRTEFFDPETKQKLLLGKAENLRKHYCKLYQERREKLINFCSRQGWSYHVSTTDRPLKETILQLTNRMNTSTPHTGREL